Proteins encoded together in one Oxalobacteraceae sp. CFBP 8761 window:
- a CDS encoding serine acetyltransferase produces the protein MQDRHDWDCDLLRYNMRRPFLREQSIWAIWLYRRGRSLDGRPAGFGKKWRMPLYWLMFRLIETVTGVSLPKSASIGPGLRIWHFGGIFVHPDAKIGANCTLRQGNTIGNRHVDGPVPVLGDNVELGAYAQILGGITIGNNCRIGAMSVVLHDMPDGSTAVGAPARIIMAPVTNEH, from the coding sequence ATGCAGGATAGGCATGACTGGGATTGCGATCTGCTGCGATATAACATGCGGCGACCGTTCTTGCGTGAGCAATCGATTTGGGCCATCTGGCTATATCGACGAGGACGTAGCCTCGATGGACGTCCGGCCGGGTTTGGCAAGAAATGGCGCATGCCCCTGTACTGGTTGATGTTTCGCCTGATCGAGACTGTGACTGGTGTTAGCCTTCCCAAATCTGCCTCGATCGGTCCCGGATTACGCATCTGGCATTTTGGCGGTATTTTCGTTCATCCCGATGCGAAGATTGGCGCCAATTGCACCTTGCGGCAAGGCAATACGATCGGCAATCGCCATGTCGACGGTCCAGTCCCGGTCTTGGGTGATAACGTTGAGCTCGGTGCTTACGCGCAGATACTTGGTGGAATAACAATCGGCAATAATTGCCGCATCGGCGCAATGTCCGTCGTACTGCACGATATGCCAGACGGCAGTACTGCAGTGGGCGCTCCAGCCCGCATCATCATGGCACCCGTGACAAACGAACACTGA
- a CDS encoding threonine aldolase produces MSESALQRRCHTIFPGHRQRRPAEHFAAMAAWCEQHDIDHDVYGNGDLIQSFEAKVAATLGFEAAVFCVSGTMAQVTALRLACLERASRMVALHPTSHIFVHERANYQLLDHFQALPVGDRHRPWTASDLLDVPDRLGAVGLEIPMREIGGQLSPWDELEAIKRGCRERGIHLHMDGARLWEAAAGYGRSAAQIAAGFDSVYVSLYKGLGGLGGAMLAGSREFVARCAEWFRRQGGNVIHRSPYVVAAAMDFDARLAAMPDYFRRTQFLYAALRAHPAIRVNPAAPQANMLHLHLPVSRDAALAIRDGLAAEHGIWMYNRAAHGALPDTSVVEIYVGDNLLAMSDDALRLALQRFADRLAAPVVAGASAPICTG; encoded by the coding sequence TTGTCAGAATCCGCCCTGCAGCGCCGCTGCCACACGATCTTCCCCGGCCATCGCCAGCGCCGTCCTGCGGAACATTTTGCAGCGATGGCCGCCTGGTGCGAGCAGCACGACATCGATCACGACGTGTATGGCAATGGCGACCTGATTCAGTCGTTCGAAGCGAAGGTGGCGGCCACGCTCGGCTTCGAGGCCGCCGTGTTCTGCGTCAGCGGCACGATGGCGCAGGTGACGGCGCTGCGCCTGGCCTGCCTCGAGCGCGCCAGCCGCATGGTGGCGCTGCACCCGACCTCGCACATCTTCGTCCACGAACGCGCCAACTACCAGTTGCTGGACCACTTTCAGGCACTGCCCGTGGGTGACCGGCACCGGCCATGGACGGCCAGCGATCTGCTGGACGTGCCGGACCGCCTGGGCGCCGTGGGCCTGGAGATCCCGATGCGTGAGATCGGCGGGCAGCTCTCGCCATGGGACGAACTCGAGGCGATCAAGCGCGGCTGCCGTGAGCGCGGCATCCACCTGCACATGGACGGCGCGCGCCTGTGGGAAGCGGCGGCCGGGTACGGGCGCAGCGCGGCGCAGATTGCGGCCGGCTTCGATTCGGTGTATGTGTCGCTGTACAAGGGCCTCGGTGGCCTGGGCGGCGCGATGCTGGCCGGCAGCCGCGAGTTCGTGGCGCGCTGCGCCGAATGGTTCCGGCGCCAGGGTGGCAACGTGATCCATCGCTCGCCGTACGTGGTGGCGGCCGCGATGGACTTCGACGCGCGCCTGGCGGCGATGCCCGACTATTTCAGGCGCACCCAGTTTCTGTATGCCGCGCTGCGCGCGCACCCGGCAATCCGCGTGAATCCGGCCGCGCCCCAGGCGAATATGCTGCATCTTCACCTGCCCGTATCCCGCGACGCCGCACTGGCGATCCGCGACGGGCTGGCGGCCGAGCATGGTATCTGGATGTACAACCGCGCCGCTCACGGCGCACTGCCCGATACCAGCGTCGTCGAAATTTACGTGGGTGACAACCTGCTGGCGATGTCCGACGACGCACTGCGCCTGGCCTTGCAGCGCTTTGCCGACCGGCTGGCAGCGCCCGTCGTGGCAGGCGCCAGCGCCCCCATCTGCACCGGATGA
- a CDS encoding carotenoid 1,2-hydratase produces the protein MRFILYLLLSLLALPARAEPPVFAPVTPGAALTFPRDYGAHPEFRTEWWYVTGWVETPDKRPLGFQVTFFRSRTGVDGANPSHFTPRQLVIGHAALSDPAVGRLVHDQRSAREGFGLAWARAGNTDLKLDDWRMVRDQDGTYRVTIRSNQLTLELRLRPTQPVLAQGQGGYSRKGPSAQHASYYYSEPQLAVTGSVGRAGMASTAVTGSAWLDHEWSSEALQPDAVGWNWVGANLDDGGALMAFQIRDKQGGKLWAHATRRDKAGKVTHYAPEQITFTPKTLWTSPRTQATYPIATTITTGDQVWQIVPLQNDQELDSRRSTGAVYWEGAVTIQQNGRRVGRGYLEMTGYVQPMKL, from the coding sequence ATGCGTTTCATCCTGTATCTACTGTTGTCGCTGCTGGCGCTGCCAGCGCGCGCCGAACCGCCCGTGTTTGCCCCCGTCACGCCCGGCGCGGCGCTGACGTTCCCGCGCGACTATGGCGCGCATCCCGAGTTTCGCACCGAATGGTGGTATGTCACTGGCTGGGTCGAGACGCCCGACAAGCGCCCGCTGGGGTTTCAGGTCACGTTCTTTCGCAGCCGCACGGGCGTCGACGGCGCCAATCCAAGCCACTTCACGCCGCGCCAGCTGGTGATCGGCCACGCGGCGCTGTCCGACCCGGCGGTCGGGCGCCTCGTGCACGACCAGCGCAGCGCCCGTGAAGGCTTCGGCCTGGCCTGGGCGCGGGCCGGCAACACCGACCTGAAACTCGATGACTGGCGCATGGTGCGCGACCAGGATGGCACCTACCGCGTGACGATCCGCTCGAACCAGCTCACGCTGGAACTGCGCCTGCGTCCCACGCAGCCGGTCCTGGCGCAGGGCCAGGGCGGGTATTCGCGCAAGGGCCCGAGTGCGCAGCATGCCAGCTACTACTACAGCGAACCGCAACTGGCCGTCACGGGCAGCGTGGGCCGTGCCGGGATGGCCTCTACGGCCGTTACCGGGAGCGCCTGGCTCGATCACGAGTGGTCGAGCGAAGCCCTGCAGCCCGACGCCGTGGGCTGGAACTGGGTCGGCGCCAACCTCGACGATGGCGGCGCGCTGATGGCTTTCCAGATCCGCGACAAGCAAGGTGGTAAACTATGGGCGCACGCCACCCGGCGCGACAAGGCGGGCAAGGTCACGCATTACGCGCCCGAGCAGATCACGTTCACGCCGAAGACGCTGTGGACGTCCCCGCGCACGCAGGCGACCTACCCGATCGCCACCACGATCACCACCGGCGACCAGGTCTGGCAGATCGTCCCGCTGCAGAACGACCAGGAACTCGATTCGCGCCGCTCGACGGGCGCCGTGTACTGGGAAGGCGCGGTCACGATCCAGCAGAACGGCCGCCGCGTCGGCCGCGGCTACCTCGAGATGACCGGCTATGTGCAGCCAATGAAATTATAA
- a CDS encoding Atrophin-1 multi-domain protein, giving the protein MRPYSATSLWNVRPVKPVFGTFVIPRSRYFPTVTSGAYSTGVFLASSSDKPMTVVGRGSSDTATNTVSDPDNGAARVITLPRWPAGVLPATGTDGHADIVDPVTNTIHSFWQLKQNDGRWTAALYSWSNLAGTGWGDPAHYYQGARAVGVPASAGLIRKHEIKDGLPVYHHALALSLAHNALSNGVNGPAYIFPATSADNTLTTNTGAIPEGALLMLPPGFDTGAIDDPKLRKIAETLKVYGAYVVDRNDGTPFVIYVENDAGFHLMRTGWDNKIASQLDTIRAGLRQVTSAQAWIDAKGNDASAAIKAQRNMNILSMRGPWQQQAGTAAASYDTATQRLVFDATITKTVYVNSNNTGMTRVSWAVPKAGAKLTFSVSATGGAALRMQLNTNGQITFDSKDLKDGQSVNLTWPASAKVTLIATSGTKGASSVRANLVLAP; this is encoded by the coding sequence TTGCGTCCTTACTCCGCCACTTCGTTGTGGAATGTACGGCCCGTTAAACCCGTGTTTGGAACATTTGTCATACCCAGGTCCAGGTATTTTCCCACCGTTACGTCGGGCGCTTATTCCACTGGCGTCTTCCTTGCGTCATCGTCTGACAAGCCAATGACGGTTGTCGGTCGCGGCTCCAGCGATACCGCCACGAACACCGTTTCCGATCCTGACAATGGCGCCGCGCGGGTGATCACGCTACCCCGCTGGCCTGCCGGCGTGTTGCCGGCTACAGGCACGGATGGTCATGCGGATATTGTCGATCCGGTCACGAATACGATCCACTCCTTCTGGCAACTCAAGCAGAATGATGGACGCTGGACCGCTGCGCTCTATTCATGGAGCAATCTCGCGGGCACGGGCTGGGGTGATCCTGCTCATTATTACCAGGGTGCCCGCGCCGTGGGCGTCCCGGCGTCGGCTGGTCTGATACGCAAGCATGAAATCAAGGATGGCTTGCCTGTCTACCACCATGCCCTGGCACTATCGCTGGCCCATAACGCGTTGTCGAATGGCGTGAATGGCCCGGCGTATATCTTTCCGGCTACATCGGCCGACAACACGCTGACAACCAATACCGGCGCCATTCCAGAGGGCGCACTGCTGATGCTGCCACCCGGCTTTGACACCGGCGCAATCGACGACCCAAAACTGAGGAAGATCGCCGAAACGCTCAAGGTGTACGGCGCCTACGTGGTTGACCGAAATGACGGTACACCATTTGTCATATACGTCGAAAACGATGCAGGCTTTCACCTGATGCGCACTGGCTGGGACAACAAGATCGCCAGCCAGCTCGACACAATACGTGCCGGCCTTCGGCAAGTGACGAGCGCGCAAGCCTGGATCGACGCCAAAGGCAATGATGCGTCCGCTGCGATCAAGGCGCAACGAAACATGAATATTCTGTCGATGCGCGGCCCCTGGCAACAACAAGCCGGCACCGCTGCAGCAAGCTACGACACCGCCACGCAGCGCTTGGTGTTCGATGCAACGATAACGAAAACCGTGTATGTCAATTCCAACAATACCGGCATGACGCGCGTTTCATGGGCCGTGCCAAAGGCGGGAGCTAAGCTCACGTTTTCGGTCAGCGCAACTGGGGGCGCTGCGCTGCGCATGCAACTTAACACCAACGGACAGATTACCTTCGACAGCAAAGATCTGAAAGATGGACAATCGGTGAATCTCACGTGGCCAGCCAGCGCCAAGGTGACCTTGATCGCGACGAGCGGAACAAAGGGCGCCTCGTCGGTTCGCGCCAATCTGGTGCTGGCACCCTGA
- a CDS encoding Cache 3/Cache 2 fusion domain-containing protein: MSNQKFSLASWNVGTRISAVTFALAGVIIAVLIGTITLSTSSMLEQRAMESVSSELKGVANTVELFNKTVSSQAVSFGRIFSAGLPGAYALDEAATVDIGGRQVPTLSLDGKALNLDFAVPDSFTERTGANATVFAVAGDDFVRVTTSVKKENGDRAVGTALDKTAPAYAALRAGRTYVGLAPLFGKQFITQYEPVRDAAGKVVGALYVGVNISQDIAFLKERINAIKVGDSGYFYVLSAAPGKTYGDLLVHPKSEGKNILDSKSANGNEFVKEMLEKKEGTVRYDWQNPGETGAREKFAAYTHMKDWNWVIAGGTYIDEITAAATQLRNRFILFGIAALAVLATLLYLLVRATVTRPLAEVEEVARRIAGGDLTARIAPSNNDEIGRLTVAINDIGESLSGVVGKVRDGAEHIAAASQQISTGNLDLCSRTEEQAASLATTASSMDELTTTVRQNADNARQANEFAQTASNVAQKGGDTVSQVVARMDSITVASRKISDITSVIDGIAFQTNILALNAAVEAARAGEQGRGFAVVASEVRNLAQRSAAAAKEIKGLIDASNHEVGAGSALVAQAGTTMQEVLTSVQRVTAIMAEISNASQEQTQGIEEINRAVVEMDTTTQQNAALVEEASAAAQAMHEQADALARSVRSFRLAEDGPSLGYDAPAPAPRRAALTHG, from the coding sequence ATGAGCAACCAAAAATTTAGTTTAGCCAGCTGGAATGTCGGCACCCGCATCAGCGCCGTCACCTTCGCCCTGGCAGGGGTCATCATCGCCGTGCTGATCGGCACGATCACGCTGTCGACATCGAGCATGCTGGAACAGCGCGCCATGGAGAGCGTTTCCAGTGAACTCAAAGGCGTGGCCAACACGGTCGAACTGTTCAACAAGACCGTGTCGAGCCAGGCCGTCAGCTTCGGGCGCATCTTCAGCGCCGGCCTGCCGGGCGCGTATGCGCTCGACGAAGCGGCCACCGTGGACATCGGCGGCCGCCAGGTGCCGACGCTGAGCCTTGACGGCAAGGCGCTGAACCTCGACTTCGCCGTCCCCGACAGCTTCACCGAGCGCACCGGCGCCAACGCCACCGTGTTCGCCGTTGCCGGCGACGACTTCGTGCGCGTGACCACGTCCGTCAAGAAGGAAAACGGCGACCGCGCCGTCGGCACGGCCCTCGACAAGACCGCACCGGCCTACGCCGCGCTGCGCGCCGGCCGTACCTATGTCGGCCTGGCCCCTCTATTCGGCAAGCAGTTCATCACCCAGTACGAGCCGGTGCGCGACGCCGCCGGCAAGGTCGTCGGCGCACTCTACGTGGGCGTGAACATCAGCCAGGACATCGCCTTCCTCAAGGAGCGCATCAATGCGATCAAGGTCGGTGACAGCGGCTACTTCTACGTGCTGTCGGCAGCGCCCGGCAAGACCTACGGCGACCTGCTCGTGCACCCGAAGAGCGAAGGCAAGAACATCCTCGACAGCAAGTCGGCCAACGGTAACGAGTTCGTCAAGGAGATGCTGGAGAAGAAGGAAGGCACGGTCCGCTACGACTGGCAGAACCCCGGTGAAACCGGCGCGCGCGAGAAATTTGCGGCGTACACGCACATGAAGGACTGGAACTGGGTCATCGCCGGTGGCACGTATATCGACGAGATCACCGCCGCCGCCACCCAGCTGCGTAACCGCTTCATCCTGTTCGGCATTGCCGCGCTGGCCGTACTGGCCACGCTGCTGTACCTGCTGGTGCGTGCGACGGTGACGCGCCCGCTGGCCGAAGTCGAAGAAGTGGCCCGCCGCATCGCCGGCGGCGACTTGACCGCCCGGATCGCGCCCAGCAACAATGACGAAATCGGTCGCCTGACCGTAGCGATCAACGACATCGGCGAGAGCCTGTCGGGCGTGGTCGGCAAGGTACGCGACGGTGCCGAGCACATTGCGGCCGCCTCGCAGCAAATTTCAACCGGCAACCTGGACCTGTGCAGCCGTACCGAAGAACAGGCCGCCAGCCTGGCCACCACCGCGTCGTCGATGGACGAGCTGACCACGACCGTGCGCCAGAACGCGGACAATGCGCGCCAGGCCAACGAATTTGCCCAGACTGCGTCGAACGTGGCCCAGAAAGGCGGCGACACGGTGTCGCAAGTGGTCGCCCGCATGGATTCGATCACGGTCGCCTCGCGCAAGATTTCGGACATCACGAGCGTCATCGATGGCATCGCGTTCCAGACCAATATCCTGGCACTCAATGCAGCCGTGGAAGCGGCGCGCGCCGGCGAACAGGGTCGCGGTTTCGCGGTCGTGGCGTCCGAAGTGCGCAACCTGGCGCAGCGCTCGGCCGCTGCCGCCAAGGAGATCAAGGGTCTGATCGACGCATCGAACCATGAAGTCGGCGCCGGCAGCGCGCTGGTGGCGCAGGCCGGCACCACGATGCAGGAAGTGCTGACGAGCGTGCAGCGCGTTACTGCCATCATGGCCGAAATCAGCAACGCCAGCCAGGAACAGACCCAGGGCATCGAGGAAATCAACCGCGCCGTGGTCGAGATGGACACGACCACGCAGCAGAACGCGGCACTGGTCGAAGAAGCCAGCGCCGCGGCGCAGGCCATGCACGAGCAGGCCGATGCCCTCGCCCGTTCGGTGCGCAGCTTCCGCCTGGCCGAAGACGGCCCGAGCCTCGGCTACGATGCACCGGCACCAGCCCCGCGCCGCGCGGCGCTGACCCACGGCTGA
- a CDS encoding thymidylate synthase has protein sequence MRQYLDFMRHVQQHGATKTDRTGTGTRSVFGYQMRFNLQEGFPLLTTKKVHLKSIIHELIWFLQGSTNIAYLKENGVSIWDEWADADGNLGPVYGYQWRNWPTPTGEHIDQIAQVLEQIRTTPDSRRMIVSAWNVADVPSMKLPPCHALFQFYVADGKLSCQLYQRSADIFLGVPFNIASYAILTHMMAQQAGLEVGDFIWTGGDCHLYANHMEQVDLQLSRETRALPQLVIKRKPDSLFDYRFEDFEITGYDPHPGIRAPVAV, from the coding sequence ATGCGCCAATATCTCGACTTCATGCGCCATGTCCAGCAGCATGGCGCCACCAAAACCGACCGCACCGGCACCGGCACCCGCTCCGTGTTCGGCTACCAGATGCGCTTCAATCTGCAGGAAGGCTTTCCGCTCCTGACGACCAAGAAAGTGCACCTGAAGTCGATCATCCATGAACTGATCTGGTTCCTCCAGGGCTCGACCAACATCGCCTACCTGAAGGAAAACGGCGTATCGATCTGGGACGAATGGGCCGACGCCGACGGCAATCTGGGGCCCGTGTACGGTTACCAGTGGCGCAACTGGCCAACGCCCACGGGCGAACACATCGACCAGATCGCGCAAGTGCTCGAGCAGATCCGCACCACGCCCGATTCGCGCCGCATGATTGTCTCGGCCTGGAACGTGGCCGACGTGCCGTCGATGAAGCTGCCGCCCTGCCATGCGCTGTTCCAGTTCTACGTGGCCGACGGAAAGCTGTCGTGCCAGTTGTACCAGCGCAGCGCCGACATCTTTTTGGGCGTGCCATTCAATATCGCCTCATATGCGATCCTGACGCACATGATGGCGCAGCAGGCGGGCCTGGAGGTGGGCGACTTCATCTGGACCGGGGGCGATTGCCACCTGTACGCCAACCACATGGAGCAGGTCGACCTGCAACTGTCGCGCGAGACGCGCGCGTTGCCGCAACTGGTCATCAAGCGCAAGCCGGACTCGCTGTTCGACTACCGCTTCGAGGATTTCGAGATCACGGGGTATGACCCGCATCCGGGGATCAGGGCGCCGGTGGCAGTCTGA
- a CDS encoding ATP-binding cassette domain-containing protein, with amino-acid sequence MTTRTTSSTASPDADSSRKSSLSTLKGLIPFMAPYRRQFILAGIALLFAAGATLAIPAAFKQMIDLGFGASATARGIENVNATFLALFGVAAVLAVATAARFYMVSWLGERVTADIRSAVYRHVVRQSPEFFETTRTGEVLSRLTTDTTLIQAIVGTSISLALRNTLLFIGGLVMLFITSPRLTSIILGLLVLVVLPIVLFGRRVRKLSRDSQDRIADASAVAGEILNAMPTVQAFTREGYEAGRFGVEVESAFTTAMRRIRARATLTLLAIVLIFGAIVFVLWLGAHAVIAGTMTGGELGQFILYAGIVAGSVGALSEVMGDAQRAAGATERLLELLGARSDIQDPLHPATLPARTANGARVTLDGVTFAYPSRLQEAALSHLALEIQPGETVAVVGPSGAGKTTLFQLLLRFYDPQSGSIRLDGVDVRDLTLQTLRSAVGIVPQDTVVFSLDAMENIRYGRPDATDEEVIAAARMAAAHEFIERLPEGYRSFLGERGVRLSGGQRQRIAIARALLKNPPLLLLDEATSALDAESERLVQRALEAAMIGRTTIIIAHRLATVQRADRIVVLDGGRIVEMGTHHELVALRGVYANLAALQFQAHAPVAA; translated from the coding sequence ATGACCACGCGTACCACCAGCTCCACCGCCTCCCCCGACGCAGACAGTTCACGCAAGAGCAGCCTCTCGACCCTCAAGGGCTTGATCCCGTTCATGGCGCCGTACCGCCGCCAGTTCATCCTGGCCGGCATTGCGCTGCTGTTCGCGGCGGGCGCCACGCTGGCCATTCCGGCGGCGTTCAAGCAGATGATCGACCTGGGCTTCGGCGCGTCAGCCACTGCGCGCGGCATCGAGAATGTCAACGCGACCTTTTTGGCACTGTTCGGCGTGGCCGCCGTGCTGGCGGTAGCCACGGCCGCGCGCTTCTACATGGTCTCGTGGCTCGGCGAGCGCGTGACGGCGGATATTCGCAGCGCCGTGTACCGCCACGTGGTGCGCCAGAGTCCCGAATTTTTCGAGACCACGCGCACCGGCGAAGTGCTGTCGCGCCTGACCACCGACACGACGCTGATCCAGGCAATCGTCGGCACCAGCATCTCGCTCGCACTGCGCAACACGCTGCTGTTCATCGGTGGCCTGGTCATGCTGTTCATCACGAGTCCGCGCCTGACGTCCATCATTCTGGGCCTGCTGGTGCTGGTCGTGCTGCCGATCGTGCTGTTCGGCCGCCGCGTGCGCAAGCTATCGCGCGATTCGCAGGACCGCATCGCCGATGCGTCGGCCGTGGCCGGTGAAATCCTCAACGCCATGCCGACCGTGCAGGCCTTTACGCGCGAGGGCTATGAAGCCGGGCGCTTTGGCGTCGAAGTCGAAAGCGCGTTCACCACCGCCATGCGCCGCATCCGCGCGCGGGCGACACTCACGCTGCTGGCGATCGTGCTGATCTTCGGGGCGATCGTGTTCGTGCTGTGGCTGGGCGCGCATGCCGTGATTGCCGGGACCATGACCGGGGGCGAACTGGGGCAGTTCATCCTGTACGCCGGCATCGTCGCCGGCTCGGTCGGGGCCTTGTCCGAAGTAATGGGCGACGCCCAGCGCGCCGCCGGCGCCACCGAGCGCCTGCTCGAACTGCTGGGCGCCCGTTCGGACATCCAGGACCCGCTGCACCCGGCCACGCTGCCCGCGCGCACCGCCAACGGCGCGCGTGTCACGCTCGATGGCGTGACCTTCGCTTATCCATCCCGCCTGCAGGAAGCGGCGCTGTCGCACCTGGCGCTCGAGATCCAGCCCGGCGAGACGGTGGCTGTCGTCGGCCCGTCCGGCGCCGGCAAGACCACGCTGTTCCAGCTGCTGCTGCGCTTTTACGATCCGCAATCGGGCAGCATCCGCCTCGACGGCGTCGACGTGCGCGACCTGACGCTGCAGACGCTGCGCAGCGCGGTGGGCATCGTGCCGCAGGATACGGTCGTGTTCTCGCTCGACGCGATGGAAAACATCCGCTACGGCCGCCCCGACGCCACCGACGAGGAAGTGATTGCGGCGGCGCGCATGGCAGCCGCCCACGAATTCATCGAGCGCCTGCCGGAAGGCTACCGTTCGTTCCTGGGCGAACGCGGTGTGCGCTTGTCGGGCGGCCAGCGCCAGCGCATCGCGATTGCGCGCGCTTTGCTGAAAAACCCACCGCTGCTGCTGCTCGACGAAGCCACCAGTGCGCTCGATGCCGAATCCGAACGCCTCGTGCAGCGGGCGCTTGAAGCGGCCATGATCGGGCGTACCACGATCATCATCGCCCACCGCCTGGCCACGGTGCAGCGCGCCGACCGCATCGTCGTGCTCGATGGCGGCAGGATCGTCGAGATGGGCACGCACCACGAACTGGTCGCCCTGCGCGGTGTATATGCGAACCTCGCCGCGCTGCAGTTCCAGGCGCATGCACCCGTGGCAGCGTGA